In Anaerosporomusa subterranea, one DNA window encodes the following:
- a CDS encoding zinc-ribbon domain containing protein — translation MSQDKNLSCRDCGAEFVFTAAEQDFYAEKGFTNEPGRCPDCRRARKQANNGGGFGGGRQQREMHEATCAACGVQTQVPFRPSGDRPVYCSDCFRQNSGSRRY, via the coding sequence ATGTCTCAAGACAAAAACCTATCCTGCCGTGATTGTGGCGCTGAATTCGTATTCACTGCTGCAGAACAAGACTTCTACGCGGAAAAAGGCTTCACCAACGAACCAGGTCGTTGCCCGGATTGCCGTCGCGCCCGTAAACAAGCCAACAATGGTGGCGGTTTCGGTGGCGGTCGTCAACAACGCGAAATGCATGAAGCTACTTGTGCAGCTTGTGGCGTACAAACTCAAGTACCGTTCCGTCCGAGCGGTGACCGCCCTGTATACTGCAGCGATTGCTTCCGTCAAAACAGCGGTAGCCGTCGTTACTAA